The Pygocentrus nattereri isolate fPygNat1 chromosome 17, fPygNat1.pri, whole genome shotgun sequence genome window below encodes:
- the ptbp2b gene encoding polypyrimidine tract-binding protein 2b isoform X2, which translates to MDGIASDVAVGVKRTSDELLSGSLYNSPNSSVTANGSDSKKLRVEDSMDSPPSRVIHIRKLPNEVSETEVIALGLPFGKVTNILMLKGKNQAFLELGTEEAAVTMVNYYTAVTPQVRNVPVFIQYSNHKELKTDSALNQRAQAVLQAVSAVQEGGSPSSDTARDGVLTPAPSPVLRIIIDNMFYPVTLDVLQQIFSKFGTVMKIITFTKNNQFQALLQFSDPVNAQQAKLSLDGQNIYNSCCTLRIDFSKLVNLNVKYNNDKSRDYTRPELPAGDGQPPVDPAMAAALSKDSTSLLGAISPLSAAAAAAAAAGRVALSGHSGGSGVLLASNLNDEMVTPQSLFTLFGVYGDVQRVKILYNKKDSALIQMADGNQAQLAMSHLNGQKMYGKIIRVTLSKHQTVQLPREGLDDQGLTKDFANSPLHRFKKPGSKNFQNIFPPSATLHLSNIPEDVTEEDLRLLFSNSGGTVKAFKFFQDRKMSLLQMSTVEEAIQALIDLHNYDMGGGHRLRVSFSKSTI; encoded by the exons ATGGACGG CATTGCTAGTGATGTTGCAGTTGGCGTAAAG AGAACTTCAGATGAGTTGTTGTCTGGCAGTCTCTACAACAGTCCCAACTCTTCAGTCACTG CTAATGGAAGTGACAGCAAAAAACTGAGGGTGGAGGACAGCATGGACAGCCCGCCTTCCAGAGTCATTCACATCCGTAAACTTCCAAATGAAGTTTCTGAGACAGAGGTCATTGCCCTGGGCCTGCCCTTCGGGAAAGTCACCAACATCCTGATGCTGAAAGGCAAGAATCAG GCGTTCCTGGAGCTTGGAACAGAAGAAGCGGCAGTGACTATGGTGAACTACTATACGGCAGTGACGCCTCAAGTGCGAAATGTCCCTGTATTCATCCAGTACTCCAATCACAAAGAGCTCAAGACTGACAGTGCTCTCAATCAG CGGGCCCAGGCTGTGCTGCAGGCAGTTTCCGCTGTCCAGGAAGGTGGATCTCCAAGCTCAGACACTGCAAGGGATGGTGTTTTAACACCTGCACCCAGCCCAGTCCTGCGTATAATCATCGACAACATGTTCTACCCAGTCACCCTGGATGTCTTGCAGCAG ATCTTCTCCAAATTTGGCACTGTCATGAAGATTATTACATTCACTAAAAACAATCAGTTCCAGGCACTGCTGCAGTTCAGTGATCCAGTCAATGCCCAGCAGGCCAAACTG TCCCTGGATGGACAGAACATCTACAACTCCTGTTGCACCCTGCGCATCGACTTCTCCAAGCTGGTCAACCTGAACGTGAAGTACAACAACGACAAGAGTCGAGACTACACCAGGCCGGAGCTGCCGGCAGGGGACGGCCAGCCTCCTGTAGATCCGGCGATGGCCGCTGCGCTCAGCAAAGACTCCACCTCGCTGCTCG gggCTATTAGTCCTCTCAgtgcagcggcagcagcagcggcagcagccGGCAGGGTGGCGCTGTCTGGACACTCAGGAGGCAGTGGAGTTCTACTGGCCAGCAATCTGAATGACGAG ATGGTTACGCCCCAAAGTCTCTTTACCCTCTTCG GTGTGTATGGGGACGTGCAGCGCGTGAAGATTCTCTACAATAAGAAGGACAGCGCCCTCATCCAGATGGCAGATGGAAACCAGGCGCAGTTAG CCATGAGCCACCTAAACGGCCAGAAGATGTACGGAAAAATAATCCGTGTCACCCTTTCGAAACACCAGACAGTGCAGCTGCCCAGAGAAGGTCTGGACGACCAGGGCCTCACTAAAGATTTTGCAAACTCTCCACTGCACCGCTTCAAAAAGCCCGGCTCCAAGAACTTCCAGAACATCTTCCCTCCCTCCGccaccctccatctctccaacATCCC TGAGGATGTGACCGAGGAGGACCTGAGACTTCTATTCTCCAACTCTGGAGGCACAGTGAAAGCCTTCAAGTTCTTTCA agACCGTAAGATGTCTTTGCTGCAGATGTCGACAGTGGAGGAGGCCATCCAGGCCCTGATCGACCTCCATAACTACGACATGGGCGGAGGCCATCGCCTCAGGGTttccttctccaagtccaccaTCTGA
- the ptbp2b gene encoding polypyrimidine tract-binding protein 2b isoform X1: MDGIASDVAVGVKRTSDELLSGSLYNSPNSSVTANGSDSKKLRVEDSMDSPPSRVIHIRKLPNEVSETEVIALGLPFGKVTNILMLKGKNQAFLELGTEEAAVTMVNYYTAVTPQVRNVPVFIQYSNHKELKTDSALNQRAQAVLQAVSAVQEGGSPSSDTARDGVLTPAPSPVLRIIIDNMFYPVTLDVLQQIFSKFGTVMKIITFTKNNQFQALLQFSDPVNAQQAKLSLDGQNIYNSCCTLRIDFSKLVNLNVKYNNDKSRDYTRPELPAGDGQPPVDPAMAAALSKDSTSLLGTPSGMVTSYSSAGALPSSLGAISPLSAAAAAAAAAGRVALSGHSGGSGVLLASNLNDEMVTPQSLFTLFGVYGDVQRVKILYNKKDSALIQMADGNQAQLAMSHLNGQKMYGKIIRVTLSKHQTVQLPREGLDDQGLTKDFANSPLHRFKKPGSKNFQNIFPPSATLHLSNIPEDVTEEDLRLLFSNSGGTVKAFKFFQDRKMSLLQMSTVEEAIQALIDLHNYDMGGGHRLRVSFSKSTI; this comes from the exons ATGGACGG CATTGCTAGTGATGTTGCAGTTGGCGTAAAG AGAACTTCAGATGAGTTGTTGTCTGGCAGTCTCTACAACAGTCCCAACTCTTCAGTCACTG CTAATGGAAGTGACAGCAAAAAACTGAGGGTGGAGGACAGCATGGACAGCCCGCCTTCCAGAGTCATTCACATCCGTAAACTTCCAAATGAAGTTTCTGAGACAGAGGTCATTGCCCTGGGCCTGCCCTTCGGGAAAGTCACCAACATCCTGATGCTGAAAGGCAAGAATCAG GCGTTCCTGGAGCTTGGAACAGAAGAAGCGGCAGTGACTATGGTGAACTACTATACGGCAGTGACGCCTCAAGTGCGAAATGTCCCTGTATTCATCCAGTACTCCAATCACAAAGAGCTCAAGACTGACAGTGCTCTCAATCAG CGGGCCCAGGCTGTGCTGCAGGCAGTTTCCGCTGTCCAGGAAGGTGGATCTCCAAGCTCAGACACTGCAAGGGATGGTGTTTTAACACCTGCACCCAGCCCAGTCCTGCGTATAATCATCGACAACATGTTCTACCCAGTCACCCTGGATGTCTTGCAGCAG ATCTTCTCCAAATTTGGCACTGTCATGAAGATTATTACATTCACTAAAAACAATCAGTTCCAGGCACTGCTGCAGTTCAGTGATCCAGTCAATGCCCAGCAGGCCAAACTG TCCCTGGATGGACAGAACATCTACAACTCCTGTTGCACCCTGCGCATCGACTTCTCCAAGCTGGTCAACCTGAACGTGAAGTACAACAACGACAAGAGTCGAGACTACACCAGGCCGGAGCTGCCGGCAGGGGACGGCCAGCCTCCTGTAGATCCGGCGATGGCCGCTGCGCTCAGCAAAGACTCCACCTCGCTGCTCG GTACTCCATCCGGAATGGTAACTTCCTACTCTAGTGCTGGAGCTTTGCCATCTTCTCTAG gggCTATTAGTCCTCTCAgtgcagcggcagcagcagcggcagcagccGGCAGGGTGGCGCTGTCTGGACACTCAGGAGGCAGTGGAGTTCTACTGGCCAGCAATCTGAATGACGAG ATGGTTACGCCCCAAAGTCTCTTTACCCTCTTCG GTGTGTATGGGGACGTGCAGCGCGTGAAGATTCTCTACAATAAGAAGGACAGCGCCCTCATCCAGATGGCAGATGGAAACCAGGCGCAGTTAG CCATGAGCCACCTAAACGGCCAGAAGATGTACGGAAAAATAATCCGTGTCACCCTTTCGAAACACCAGACAGTGCAGCTGCCCAGAGAAGGTCTGGACGACCAGGGCCTCACTAAAGATTTTGCAAACTCTCCACTGCACCGCTTCAAAAAGCCCGGCTCCAAGAACTTCCAGAACATCTTCCCTCCCTCCGccaccctccatctctccaacATCCC TGAGGATGTGACCGAGGAGGACCTGAGACTTCTATTCTCCAACTCTGGAGGCACAGTGAAAGCCTTCAAGTTCTTTCA agACCGTAAGATGTCTTTGCTGCAGATGTCGACAGTGGAGGAGGCCATCCAGGCCCTGATCGACCTCCATAACTACGACATGGGCGGAGGCCATCGCCTCAGGGTttccttctccaagtccaccaTCTGA